A stretch of Triticum aestivum cultivar Chinese Spring chromosome 1D, IWGSC CS RefSeq v2.1, whole genome shotgun sequence DNA encodes these proteins:
- the LOC123170277 gene encoding pre-mRNA-splicing factor 38B-like codes for MDAKEQRRKRDRERYARMTNEERQKYNEQKRKRDKERNERMTDEERQGKLKKRREAYHQKKISGKTPEQKAAKCAQEKQKYATMKPEQKKARIEQIEAHRQLTRSIPSKDSIAMENPKYVATEQEVSTSKITVKHRDHVAAGERQTLLHRRNEEFTRRRKRTVSVSSKEDASMTQACDENNQTLEQPQVMTYDVPSSMFPSIREADSSTQSLDNDDHSKVGLWPDIPSSMLPTIKEVDARIQSLCNDDHSNDGIIYQQEATIDKIDASAKRIYNKDHGNDGVVFEEDIDEDEYMFIGEE; via the exons ATGGATGCTAAAGAACAAAGAAGAAAGAGAGATAGAGAACGGTATGCACGGATGACCAATGAAGAAAGGCAGAAGTATAATGAACAAAAAAGAAAGAGAGATAAAGAGCGGAATGAACGCATGACCGATGAAGAAAGGCAGGGCAAACTCAAAAAACGCCGTGAAGCCTATCATCAAAAGAAAATTTCAGGAAAGACACCAGAACAGAAGGCGGCAAAATGCGCACAAGAAAAACAAAAATACGCAACCATGAAGCCAGAACAAAAGAAAGCAAGAATAGAACAAATTGAAGCTCATCGTCAATTGACACGCAGCATACCATCCAAAGATTCGATTGCAATGGAGAACCCTAAATATGTCGCAACCGAACAGGAGGTTAGTACTTCTAAAATTACTGTAAAACACAGGGATCATGTGGCAGCAGGAGAAAGGCAAACATTACTACACCGTCGTAACGAAGAATTCACGAGAAGACGGAAGCGAACTGTTTCCGTATCATCAAAAGAAGATGCATCCATGACACAAGCCTGCGATGAAAACAATCAAACTCTAGAGCAGCCACAAGTTATGACTTACG ACGTCCCCTCCTCAATGTTTCCAAGCATTAGAGAAGCAGATTCATCAACACAATCTTTAGACAATGATGATCACAGTAAAGTGGGTTTGTGGCCAGACATCCCATCCTCAATGCTTCCAACAATCAAAGAAGTGGATGCACGAATACAATCATTATGCAATGATGATCACA GTAATGATGGAATCATATATCAGCAAGAAGCAACCATTGACAAAATAGATGCGTCAGCAAAAAGAATCTACAACAAGGATCACG GTAATGATGGAGTCGTATTTGAAGAAGACATAGACGAAGATGAATACATGTTCATCGGTGAAG AGTGA